In the uncultured Methanobacterium sp. genome, one interval contains:
- a CDS encoding cobalamin biosynthesis protein, whose amino-acid sequence MHIELLLVIVAAILIDLTIGELPVSIHPVVWIGRSIEKFKDLLSTNSKISSNSKTKNRFSGFLMTLFIIMVFDALFFFILYISSFNYIFYLLIASIILSTTFAIRSLIKQVYTVYLSISEDLEKGRTSVSFLVSRNTSNLSSENVVSAAIETLTENITDSVISPLFYIFFFGVLGTISIYLYNPSWLNSLPTVWGMSGLAYSGYQFPIIICVLAGVTYRVVNTLDAMVGYKDPENIDIGWFPARLDDILNYIPARITGFLVVLASCFLFLDYKSSWQVMLKDARNTPSPNSGYPMAAAAGALGIRLTKPGVYILGCPKNILKPEMIKKAIKLTITTVILFIIIIILIQIFTFLLF is encoded by the coding sequence ATGCATATTGAACTATTACTAGTTATTGTTGCGGCAATTTTAATTGATTTAACCATAGGTGAGCTTCCAGTATCTATTCATCCTGTGGTTTGGATTGGAAGATCCATAGAAAAATTTAAAGATTTGCTTTCAACTAATTCTAAAATTTCAAGTAATTCAAAAACTAAAAATCGATTTTCAGGATTCCTAATGACCCTATTTATCATAATGGTCTTTGATGCATTATTTTTTTTCATTCTATACATTTCATCATTTAATTACATTTTCTACTTACTGATAGCTTCCATTATTCTTTCAACGACTTTTGCAATTAGATCTCTCATCAAACAGGTTTATACTGTTTATTTAAGCATCAGTGAAGATTTAGAAAAAGGTAGAACTTCAGTTTCTTTTTTGGTTAGTAGAAATACTTCTAATTTATCTTCTGAGAATGTAGTGTCTGCAGCTATTGAAACCCTCACTGAAAATATCACTGATTCTGTTATCAGTCCATTATTCTACATATTCTTCTTTGGGGTTTTAGGAACTATTTCTATATATTTATACAACCCTTCTTGGTTGAATTCACTCCCAACTGTTTGGGGAATGAGTGGATTAGCATATTCGGGGTATCAATTTCCAATTATTATATGTGTCCTAGCTGGGGTAACCTACCGAGTGGTGAACACCTTAGATGCAATGGTAGGTTATAAAGACCCTGAAAACATTGATATTGGATGGTTTCCTGCCCGTCTAGATGATATTCTTAATTACATCCCTGCCAGAATAACAGGATTTTTGGTAGTTTTAGCTTCTTGCTTCTTGTTTTTGGATTATAAATCTTCCTGGCAAGTTATGTTAAAAGATGCGCGTAATACTCCTAGTCCCAACTCCGGATATCCTATGGCTGCTGCTGCCGGAGCTCTGGGTATTAGACTAACGAAACCGGGAGTATACATATTAGGATGTCCTAAAAATATTTTAAAGCCGGAAATGATAAAAAAAGCCATTAAATTAACTATAACTACAGTAATTTTATTTATAATAATTATAATATTAATTCAAATTTTCACATTTCTATTATTCTAA
- a CDS encoding cobalt-precorrin 5A hydrolase — protein sequence MRFAIISVTKKGQTIANDIALILKNDPTAIKVDLFHKNVKENVKNSFNDYDCWIAIMATGIMVRIICPLIKSKLNDPAVLVVAENKKHVISLLSGHLGGANQFSIKIAGVIGAVPVITTATDLKGKMGIDALANQYWFDVKQPQLIKEANQLLAEDNKLDLYLPPRFRFLENHPLVSRSYTIHIWEKSFIRAYLPEPEMDESGTDLNLVKKEMGVPGNDLNILGEKLGNYLDLYPKRLVAGLGSKKGVTGEQVFLAVRSALQHLHLPLERLDALATAEVKKDEEGILDAASKSGLPIEIVSLKEISEFNHPDCTPSQLVEREFGVQGICEPVSLIMAGDKSRLISKKTAYNGVTVAIAVSID from the coding sequence ATGAGATTTGCAATTATAAGTGTGACTAAAAAGGGGCAAACAATTGCCAATGATATAGCATTGATTTTAAAAAATGATCCCACTGCAATAAAAGTTGATTTATTCCATAAAAATGTTAAAGAGAATGTTAAAAATTCATTCAATGATTATGATTGTTGGATTGCCATAATGGCAACCGGTATCATGGTTAGAATTATCTGTCCACTTATAAAATCAAAGTTAAATGATCCTGCTGTACTGGTGGTTGCTGAAAATAAGAAACATGTTATCAGTTTATTATCCGGCCACTTAGGTGGGGCTAATCAGTTTTCAATTAAAATTGCTGGTGTTATAGGTGCGGTTCCAGTTATAACTACAGCCACGGATTTAAAGGGTAAAATGGGTATTGATGCACTAGCAAACCAATACTGGTTTGATGTAAAACAACCCCAACTCATTAAAGAGGCCAACCAACTACTTGCTGAGGATAATAAACTTGATCTGTATTTACCTCCACGTTTTAGATTTTTAGAGAATCATCCGCTTGTAAGCAGATCTTACACTATTCATATCTGGGAAAAATCTTTTATTCGAGCTTATTTACCTGAACCTGAAATGGATGAATCTGGAACGGATTTGAATTTAGTAAAAAAAGAAATGGGTGTGCCAGGAAATGATTTGAATATACTTGGAGAAAAATTGGGGAACTATTTAGATCTTTATCCAAAAAGATTAGTAGCTGGTTTAGGTAGTAAGAAGGGAGTAACTGGTGAACAAGTATTTTTAGCCGTTAGATCTGCTCTTCAACATCTTCACCTGCCATTAGAACGGTTGGATGCTCTGGCAACAGCTGAGGTGAAAAAAGATGAAGAAGGTATTCTTGATGCTGCATCTAAATCAGGTTTACCCATTGAAATAGTGTCTTTAAAAGAAATTTCTGAATTTAATCATCCTGATTGCACTCCTTCCCAATTAGTAGAACGTGAATTTGGTGTTCAGGGCATTTGTGAGCCAGTCTCTCTCATCATGGCTGGTGACAAATCACGTCTTATCTCAAAAAAGACAGCATACAATGGAGTTACAGTTGCAATTGCAGTCTCAATTGATTAA
- a CDS encoding UPF0147 family protein produces MSTESFERCNQILKHIMGDTSVPRNIRRAAEESKNLLSKDDDEPTVRASTVISILDEISNDPNIPIHARTLIWNVLSELESVRE; encoded by the coding sequence ATGAGTACAGAATCATTTGAACGTTGTAATCAGATTTTAAAACATATTATGGGGGACACAAGTGTTCCGAGGAATATTAGAAGGGCTGCAGAGGAATCTAAGAATTTATTATCTAAGGATGATGATGAACCTACAGTCAGGGCCAGTACGGTTATATCTATTTTAGATGAAATAAGTAACGATCCTAACATCCCAATTCATGCTAGGACCCTAATTTGGAATGTTTTAAGCGAGTTAGAATCAGTTCGCGAATGA